One window of the Spirochaetota bacterium genome contains the following:
- the pheS gene encoding phenylalanine--tRNA ligase subunit alpha: protein MEQELGTLRGEALAAIKAADSVQSIEELRIKYLGRKGALTQILRSVGNLQPEERAAIGKLSNQYKSEIETSLDARTAELSKSGAEEKIRKQWIDVTLDSPAATGRESLGRLHPISQIQYEIEDIFTSMGFEIQDGPEVETDYYNFEALNIPKHHPARDMQDTFWTEDGNLLRTHTSAIQIRALEKVKPPFKIVGPGRVFRYESTDASHENTFYQVEGMMVDREITVAHLIYVMKKLLSEIFHREVKVRLRPGYFPFVEPGFELDINCLICDGKGCSVCKQSGWVELLPCGLVHPNVLRMGGIDPEQWSGFAFGLGLNRLIMMKYGINDIRHFLSGDIRFLKQF from the coding sequence ATGGAACAGGAACTGGGAACATTACGCGGCGAAGCCCTCGCGGCGATCAAGGCGGCGGACAGCGTCCAATCGATAGAGGAACTGCGCATCAAGTATCTCGGCAGGAAAGGGGCCCTCACCCAGATCCTCCGCTCCGTCGGCAACCTGCAGCCCGAAGAACGGGCCGCCATCGGCAAACTCTCCAACCAGTATAAAAGCGAAATCGAAACATCCCTGGATGCCAGAACAGCGGAACTCTCAAAATCGGGCGCCGAAGAGAAGATCAGGAAACAGTGGATCGATGTCACCCTTGACAGTCCCGCGGCCACGGGTCGGGAATCTCTCGGACGGCTCCATCCCATCTCGCAGATTCAATATGAAATAGAAGACATCTTCACCTCCATGGGATTTGAGATACAGGACGGTCCCGAGGTGGAGACCGATTATTACAACTTCGAAGCCCTGAACATTCCGAAGCACCACCCGGCCCGGGACATGCAGGACACCTTCTGGACCGAGGATGGCAACCTCCTCAGGACCCACACCTCGGCCATCCAGATACGGGCGCTGGAAAAGGTGAAGCCCCCCTTCAAGATCGTTGGGCCCGGCAGGGTCTTCCGGTATGAGAGCACCGACGCCTCCCATGAGAACACCTTTTACCAGGTGGAGGGGATGATGGTGGACCGGGAGATCACCGTGGCCCACCTTATCTACGTCATGAAGAAGCTCCTCAGCGAGATCTTTCACCGCGAGGTGAAGGTGCGCCTGCGCCCCGGGTATTTCCCCTTCGTGGAGCCCGGCTTCGAGCTTGACATAAACTGCCTCATCTGCGACGGCAAGGGCTGCAGCGTGTGCAAGCAGTCGGGCTGGGTGGAGCTCCTCCCCTGCGGACTGGTGCACCCCAACGTACTCCGCATGGGCGGTATTGATCCGGAGCAGTGGTCCGGTTTCGCCTTCGGCCTGGGACTGAACCGTCTCATAATGATGAAATACGGCATTAACGATATACGGCACTTCCTGAGCGGCGATATCCGCTTCCTGAAGCAGTTTTAA
- a CDS encoding ROK family protein → MFAGIDIGGTKIKGILTDRSGRELSFREIETLKTAKDIDDSIIRLIEVLATSASVSKIDIKGIGIGTPGPIDKEKGLIIKAPNIPSFNNHPIAKNIESATGTKVFLENDATVALIGAWWKENVSKYRNWIMITLGTGIGGGVVIDNKIYTGQAGNAMEVGHMSIDYNGRECPCGSRGCWERYASAPAMVELGRELLKKNKKSSIQGRLDEEELSAKMISEEAAKKDETALKILEGYAAYVGFGIANLVNIFNPEAILIGGGVSRAHRLFLPSVKQVVNERVLKGFKGKCAILPLEDPMKVPAFGAAKIAINAMNG, encoded by the coding sequence ATGTTCGCAGGTATAGATATTGGCGGAACAAAAATAAAGGGGATCCTCACCGACCGCTCTGGCAGGGAGCTGAGCTTCAGGGAAATCGAGACACTGAAAACCGCGAAAGACATCGACGACAGCATCATCAGGCTCATTGAAGTGCTGGCCACGTCCGCCTCGGTCTCCAAGATCGACATCAAGGGAATCGGCATCGGCACGCCCGGACCCATCGACAAGGAGAAAGGGCTGATAATAAAGGCGCCGAACATCCCCTCCTTCAACAACCATCCCATCGCGAAGAACATCGAGAGCGCCACCGGTACGAAGGTATTCCTGGAAAACGACGCCACCGTGGCCCTCATCGGAGCGTGGTGGAAGGAAAACGTCAGCAAGTACCGGAACTGGATCATGATCACCCTGGGAACCGGCATAGGCGGCGGCGTGGTCATCGACAACAAAATCTACACCGGCCAGGCGGGAAACGCCATGGAGGTGGGCCACATGTCCATCGACTACAACGGCAGGGAATGCCCCTGCGGCAGCCGCGGTTGCTGGGAGCGGTACGCGTCGGCGCCGGCTATGGTCGAGCTGGGCCGCGAACTCTTAAAGAAGAACAAGAAGTCCTCTATACAGGGACGTCTCGACGAAGAGGAGCTATCGGCTAAAATGATCTCGGAAGAGGCGGCGAAAAAGGATGAAACGGCCCTGAAAATTTTGGAGGGATACGCCGCCTATGTAGGCTTCGGCATCGCCAACCTGGTCAACATCTTCAATCCCGAGGCGATCCTTATCGGCGGCGGCGTTTCCCGGGCGCACAGGCTATTTCTGCCATCCGTCAAACAGGTCGTGAACGAACGTGTCCTCAAGGGATTCAAGGGCAAATGCGCCATCCTCCCCCTGGAGGATCCGATGAAGGTCCCCGCATTCGGCGCGGCGAAGATCGCCATCAACGCCATGAACGGCTGA
- a CDS encoding carboxypeptidase M32, which produces MKSALDKFKEQWARISTLEQTISILSWDMETFMPEEGVKARSEQVTLLSELAHRWLVSDTMARLLEDAEAETRGGDYFSTEVAMVRVARRAFDQKVKIPEELVTRMARTTTKANSIWIDARKRSDFNAFAPILSELIELNREEADCLGYREHRYDALLDLFEPDLKTSAVEKLFTEMKAELVPLAREITESERAPDTSFLKQNFSAAAQEAFGLIVLKDMSYDFKRGRQDRSAHPFTTSFTPYDVRITTRFDENDLLSALFSTIHEGGHALYDQGLPLDLVNTPLCQPISLGVHESQSRLWENIVGRSRFFWKHYLPVLKKHFPGQLDGIGLEQFYRAVNSARPGLIRVESDELTYNLHIFIRFEIEKELIGGTLETKEIPEVWNEKYSQYLGITPPDDARGCLQDIHWAHGAFGYFPTYTIGNLLSAQLFNRALEDHPSIPYEIEQGNMGTLRGWLRDKVHRHGSRYTFTELVKEITGGEVRVQPFISYLSGKFREIYR; this is translated from the coding sequence ATGAAATCGGCTCTGGACAAATTCAAGGAACAGTGGGCCCGCATCAGCACCCTGGAGCAGACCATATCGATACTGAGCTGGGACATGGAAACCTTCATGCCGGAGGAAGGCGTGAAGGCCCGGTCGGAGCAGGTCACCCTTCTATCGGAGCTGGCTCACCGGTGGCTCGTTTCCGATACCATGGCCCGCCTCCTTGAAGACGCCGAAGCTGAAACCAGGGGCGGCGACTATTTCTCCACTGAAGTGGCCATGGTCCGTGTGGCGCGCCGGGCCTTTGATCAGAAAGTCAAAATACCGGAAGAGCTGGTCACCCGGATGGCGCGCACCACCACAAAGGCGAATTCAATCTGGATTGACGCAAGAAAACGGTCCGATTTCAACGCCTTCGCTCCAATACTGTCGGAGCTGATAGAGCTGAACCGCGAGGAGGCAGACTGCCTCGGCTACAGGGAACACCGCTACGACGCACTTCTCGACCTCTTCGAGCCGGACCTGAAGACCTCGGCCGTGGAAAAGCTCTTCACCGAGATGAAAGCGGAGCTGGTCCCCCTGGCCAGGGAGATCACCGAAAGCGAAAGGGCCCCGGATACCTCTTTCTTAAAGCAGAATTTCAGCGCCGCTGCACAGGAGGCCTTCGGCCTGATCGTTCTTAAAGATATGTCCTATGATTTCAAGAGAGGCCGCCAGGACCGTTCGGCCCATCCCTTTACCACGTCCTTCACCCCCTATGACGTACGCATCACCACGCGCTTCGACGAGAACGATCTTCTCTCCGCCCTGTTCAGCACCATCCATGAAGGCGGCCATGCCCTGTACGACCAGGGTCTCCCCTTAGATCTGGTCAACACGCCCCTGTGCCAGCCCATCTCGCTGGGGGTCCATGAATCCCAGTCCCGTCTGTGGGAAAACATCGTCGGAAGGAGCAGATTCTTCTGGAAACACTATCTTCCTGTTCTTAAAAAACATTTTCCCGGCCAGCTTGACGGCATCGGGCTGGAACAGTTTTACCGCGCTGTGAACAGCGCCAGGCCGGGATTGATCCGCGTCGAATCGGACGAGCTCACATACAATCTCCATATTTTCATAAGGTTCGAAATAGAGAAAGAGCTCATCGGCGGGACCCTCGAGACAAAGGAAATCCCCGAGGTCTGGAACGAAAAATACAGCCAGTACCTGGGGATAACGCCGCCCGATGACGCCCGGGGCTGCCTCCAGGACATACACTGGGCCCATGGCGCCTTCGGATACTTCCCGACCTATACCATCGGCAACCTACTGTCCGCCCAGCTCTTCAACAGGGCCCTGGAGGACCACCCGTCGATCCCGTACGAAATCGAACAGGGGAATATGGGCACCCTCCGAGGATGGCTCAGGGACAAGGTGCATCGCCATGGCTCGCGCTATACCTTCACGGAGCTTGTGAAGGAGATCACCGGCGGCGAAGTGCGCGTGCAGCCCTTCATTTCTTATCTTTCCGGCAAATTCCGGGAAATATATCGATAA
- a CDS encoding PHP domain-containing protein: MKKIDFHTHTTASDGIFSPRQLIDLAVRNGIVAMAITDHDTVEGLPEAMDYAASLGLRLYPGIEFSIEYATGSFHLIGLDIDYRHEGLRSTAKRLTEFRNNRIFRIIDDLKQHGIDIPLDEVMAAAGGGAMGRPHVARVMVSHGHGPNIKDIFKNYLVPGKPGYVKKVRIEFNEAVALIKESGGIPVIAHPVSLECRDMDEFEGLLKGFVGAGVEGVEAYASMHTPEMAEMYRALAVKYNLVITGGSDFHGDKDETMGNYQKESPIPFELYEQLESYIGRRL, encoded by the coding sequence ATGAAAAAGATCGACTTCCATACCCATACCACCGCCTCTGACGGCATCTTTTCCCCCCGGCAGCTCATCGACCTGGCGGTCCGGAACGGCATTGTGGCCATGGCAATAACGGACCATGACACGGTTGAGGGGCTGCCGGAGGCGATGGACTACGCGGCATCCTTAGGCCTCCGCCTTTACCCTGGCATTGAGTTCAGCATCGAGTATGCTACCGGCTCCTTCCATCTCATCGGCCTCGACATCGATTATCGTCACGAGGGACTACGGAGCACGGCGAAACGACTGACGGAATTCCGCAATAACAGGATCTTCCGCATTATCGACGATCTAAAACAGCACGGTATTGACATTCCCCTGGACGAGGTCATGGCTGCGGCGGGAGGAGGGGCCATGGGCCGTCCCCATGTGGCCAGGGTCATGGTGAGCCACGGGCATGGGCCGAATATTAAGGATATATTTAAGAATTACCTTGTTCCGGGGAAGCCCGGATATGTAAAAAAAGTGCGCATCGAGTTCAACGAGGCGGTTGCCCTCATCAAGGAAAGCGGCGGCATTCCGGTCATCGCCCATCCGGTGTCGCTCGAATGCAGGGACATGGACGAGTTCGAAGGACTGTTGAAGGGATTTGTCGGGGCCGGTGTTGAGGGGGTGGAAGCCTACGCATCGATGCATACCCCTGAAATGGCCGAGATGTACCGGGCCCTTGCGGTGAAATACAATCTGGTGATAACCGGCGGGAGCGATTTCCACGGAGACAAGGACGAAACAATGGGTAATTACCAGAAGGAGAGCCCCATCCCCTTTGAGCTGTATGAGCAGCTTGAAAGCTATATCGGCAGGCGGCTATAG
- a CDS encoding PTS sugar transporter subunit IIA, translating to MDLEELFEKKKILKIKSTEKQLVIKELVDKLQDLECITNKERYYAQVIHRESLENTGIGNGLAIPHARTESVSDLISIIGILEKPIDYQAPDEKPVKYVLLSIFPTEMSTKYLYLIGMMARLFSNKEKRKMIDAEPTPAKLYTLLKKEAKSYFESISTKDKPATGKPENLSGVPSSDLDLLIRLDSLYKLLDEGDKSESVTRKIESMRKLIDNRSLTYYERMRKKRDNPFSIVEKNSCSGCHMEIPPFYIEQIKERKGISLCTHCGRFLILL from the coding sequence ATGGATCTCGAAGAGCTATTTGAAAAAAAGAAAATTCTCAAAATAAAATCCACGGAAAAGCAGCTCGTCATTAAAGAGCTCGTGGACAAGCTCCAGGATCTGGAATGTATAACCAACAAGGAACGCTATTACGCCCAGGTGATACACCGGGAATCCCTCGAAAATACCGGCATAGGCAACGGCCTGGCCATTCCCCATGCCCGCACCGAATCAGTGAGTGATCTCATATCAATAATCGGCATCCTCGAGAAGCCGATCGATTACCAGGCACCGGATGAAAAGCCGGTAAAGTATGTCCTCCTCAGCATATTCCCCACCGAGATGAGCACCAAGTACCTCTACCTGATCGGCATGATGGCGCGCCTCTTCTCGAACAAGGAAAAAAGGAAAATGATCGACGCCGAGCCCACGCCGGCGAAGCTGTATACCCTTCTCAAGAAAGAGGCTAAATCCTACTTCGAATCCATATCGACAAAGGACAAACCGGCCACCGGCAAACCGGAAAACCTGTCCGGCGTGCCCTCCTCCGACCTTGACCTACTGATCCGTCTCGACAGCCTGTACAAGCTTCTTGACGAGGGAGATAAAAGCGAATCTGTCACCAGGAAGATCGAATCCATGAGGAAGCTCATCGACAACAGGTCCCTGACATACTATGAAAGGATGAGGAAAAAGAGGGACAATCCCTTCTCCATCGTGGAAAAGAACAGCTGTTCCGGCTGCCACATGGAAATACCCCCCTTCTACATTGAACAGATCAAGGAGCGGAAGGGAATCTCGCTGTGCACCCACTGCGGAAGGTTTTTGATTCTTCTATAG